A stretch of the Archangium violaceum genome encodes the following:
- a CDS encoding type I polyketide synthase — protein sequence MSEQHEEVERIAIVGLSGRFPGARDLDTFWDNLRRGADARRTLTDAELEEAGVPRALRERPDWVRAAYVLDEATHFDAGLFGFSPREAELMDPQQRLFLECAQEALDHAGYDPERFSGAVSVFGSVSLSSYLIRALMRQPDMLDTVGSYGLMVANDKDYVATRVSHRLNLRGPSLTVQTACSSSLVAIHLACQSLLSGESDLALAGAASVSFPQTSGYLYQQGMILSPDGYCRAFDEQAQGTVRGAGAGIVVLKRLSDALRDRDTVHAVILGSAVNNDGSSKVGYTAPGVEGQTAVISEAMAIAGVEPEDIQYVEAHGTGTSIGDPIEVAALNQAFGGKRVGARRCALGSLKPNIGHLDAAAGVAGVVKTVLALKHRLIPPMAHFKRPNPRIDFDGGPFYVSAEARPWDGGGQKRRAGISSFGIGGTNAHLVLEEAPTPQQATASKKPWHVLTLSARSPAALDEATSRLAAHLERHPEAALADVAYTLQAGRRTYEHRRAVLCRDVAEARAALGDARRALAGSGTNLQRPVVFLFSGQGTQHAGMGRALYESEPVFRKHLDACAEALKPHLGKDLREVLYPAQGGEEAEALLRRTELAQPALFAVEYALAKLWMHLGVEPEAMIGHSLGEYVAACLAGVFSLEDALKLVAVRGRLMQSLPSGAMLSVHLPEAELTPLLPPGASLGAMNGPALQVVSGTEEAVSALEKVLAGRGVEARRLHTSHAFHSAMMDPVLEAFTREVSSLRLSPPKLPYVSNLTGTWITAEQATDPNTWAKHLRQPVRFGEGAALLLGDPERVFLEVGPGHALGTLVRRSAPAGTHPTVLTSLPQPRDAQDAAQHATETAARLWLAGAKIELAKLYGKEPRRRVQLPAYPFQRERYDLLKGGVAPLSISKPPVAEEGARVELSVPSWKRTAAAPVAPSLQGQRWLVLEGAGALCARITERLRAGGADVVSVEASRQESLREQVERLRTEGWTPDRIANLWPLSPEAGEELVLHGLLDLARAIGPDVVNHSMALSVVTSGAEDVTGDEPLAPVRATAQGACRVLPLEYPGLRCRAIDVTLPQEGAGTDLWVERLVAELASDGEPVVALRGPYRYTESFETVPAPATTASLKEGGVYLIAGGLGRIGLSLAEQLASTVHPKLVLLSRRALPAPEERDAWLAGHGAEDPVSRAIERVRALERAGAQVLVLRAELGDTGQVERALQAAESRFGPVDGVFFASGDGGKAAMTPVSEATREVSAPVLRGRLTGLMNLAEALKGRRPAFVAVHSSLTAVLGGFGCAVLAAAHAGMDAFVAHQARVSGTRWYSVDWDVWGVGTGFRPESVIAPDEGFRLLLGLLASPTGGRWLAVRGALETRRRTPEAGGTSAEGPPAKTGQRHPRPPLANAYVAPREETEEKLAGIWQELLGIEQVGITDNFFELGGHSLLGVQVLARVREAFRVELPLRALFDSPTVEVMALAIVQTRASETDTSTLEALLAELEEQG from the coding sequence ATGTCTGAGCAGCACGAAGAGGTGGAGCGCATCGCCATCGTCGGCCTGTCGGGACGCTTCCCGGGGGCGCGAGACCTCGACACCTTCTGGGACAACCTCCGGCGCGGCGCCGACGCCCGGCGCACGTTGACGGACGCGGAGCTGGAGGAGGCCGGAGTCCCCCGCGCCCTGCGCGAGCGTCCCGACTGGGTTCGCGCGGCCTACGTGCTCGACGAGGCGACGCACTTCGATGCCGGCCTGTTCGGCTTCAGCCCTCGCGAGGCGGAGCTGATGGATCCGCAGCAGCGCCTCTTCCTCGAGTGCGCGCAGGAGGCCCTGGACCACGCCGGCTATGACCCGGAGCGCTTCTCCGGCGCCGTCTCCGTCTTCGGCAGCGTGAGCCTCAGCTCGTACCTGATCCGCGCGTTGATGCGGCAGCCGGACATGCTGGACACCGTGGGCTCGTATGGGCTGATGGTGGCCAACGACAAGGACTATGTGGCCACGCGCGTGTCGCACCGGCTCAACCTGCGCGGCCCGAGCCTCACCGTGCAGACGGCCTGCTCCAGCTCGTTGGTGGCCATCCACCTGGCCTGCCAGAGCCTGCTGTCGGGCGAGAGCGATCTGGCGCTCGCCGGTGCCGCCTCGGTGTCCTTCCCCCAGACGAGCGGCTACCTGTACCAGCAGGGGATGATCCTCTCGCCGGACGGTTACTGCCGCGCCTTCGACGAGCAGGCCCAGGGGACGGTGCGTGGCGCCGGCGCGGGCATCGTGGTGCTCAAGCGCCTGTCGGACGCGCTGCGTGACCGCGATACGGTGCACGCCGTCATCCTCGGCTCGGCGGTGAACAACGATGGCTCCTCCAAGGTGGGCTACACCGCGCCTGGCGTGGAGGGCCAGACGGCCGTCATCTCCGAGGCCATGGCCATCGCCGGAGTGGAGCCGGAGGACATCCAGTACGTCGAGGCCCACGGGACGGGTACCTCCATCGGTGACCCCATCGAGGTGGCCGCGCTCAACCAGGCCTTCGGCGGCAAGCGCGTGGGTGCGCGGCGCTGCGCGCTCGGCTCGCTCAAGCCGAACATCGGCCACCTGGACGCGGCGGCGGGCGTGGCCGGCGTGGTGAAGACGGTGCTCGCCCTGAAGCACCGCCTCATCCCCCCGATGGCGCACTTCAAGCGGCCCAACCCGCGCATCGACTTCGACGGCGGGCCCTTCTACGTCTCCGCGGAGGCACGTCCCTGGGACGGCGGTGGCCAGAAGCGGCGCGCGGGCATCAGCTCCTTCGGCATCGGCGGCACCAACGCGCACCTGGTGCTGGAGGAGGCGCCCACCCCGCAGCAGGCCACGGCCTCCAAGAAGCCCTGGCACGTGCTGACCCTGTCGGCGCGCAGCCCGGCCGCCCTGGACGAGGCCACCTCGCGGCTGGCCGCGCACCTGGAGCGACACCCCGAGGCCGCTCTCGCGGACGTGGCGTACACGCTGCAGGCGGGCCGCCGCACGTACGAGCACCGGCGCGCCGTGCTCTGCCGGGATGTCGCCGAGGCCCGGGCCGCGTTGGGAGATGCGCGCCGCGCGCTCGCGGGCTCGGGGACGAACCTCCAGCGGCCCGTGGTGTTCCTCTTCTCGGGGCAGGGCACCCAGCACGCCGGAATGGGGCGGGCCCTGTACGAGTCCGAGCCCGTCTTCCGCAAGCACCTCGACGCGTGCGCGGAGGCGCTGAAGCCGCACCTCGGGAAGGACCTGCGTGAGGTGCTCTACCCCGCCCAGGGCGGCGAGGAGGCCGAGGCGCTGCTGCGCCGGACCGAGCTCGCGCAGCCCGCGCTGTTCGCGGTGGAGTACGCGCTCGCGAAGCTCTGGATGCACCTGGGCGTCGAGCCCGAGGCGATGATCGGCCACAGCCTGGGCGAGTACGTGGCCGCGTGCCTCGCCGGGGTCTTCTCGCTGGAGGACGCGCTGAAGCTGGTGGCGGTGCGCGGGCGGTTGATGCAGTCGCTCCCGTCCGGCGCGATGCTGTCCGTCCATTTGCCCGAGGCGGAGCTCACGCCGTTGCTGCCACCCGGAGCCTCGCTCGGCGCGATGAACGGCCCGGCCCTGCAAGTCGTGTCCGGAACGGAAGAGGCGGTGTCCGCGCTGGAGAAGGTGCTCGCCGGACGCGGCGTGGAGGCCCGCCGGCTGCACACCTCGCATGCCTTCCACTCGGCCATGATGGATCCGGTGCTGGAGGCATTCACCCGCGAGGTGTCGAGCCTGCGCCTCTCGCCGCCGAAGCTGCCCTACGTGTCCAACCTGACCGGCACGTGGATCACCGCCGAGCAGGCCACGGATCCGAACACCTGGGCGAAGCACCTGCGCCAGCCCGTGCGCTTCGGCGAGGGGGCCGCGCTGCTGCTCGGCGACCCGGAGCGCGTCTTCCTGGAGGTCGGCCCGGGGCACGCCCTGGGGACGCTGGTGCGCCGGAGCGCGCCGGCCGGCACCCACCCCACGGTGCTCACGTCGCTGCCCCAGCCGCGAGACGCGCAGGACGCCGCTCAGCACGCGACGGAGACCGCCGCGCGCCTGTGGCTGGCGGGAGCGAAGATCGAGCTGGCGAAGCTGTACGGCAAGGAGCCGCGCCGCCGCGTGCAGCTCCCGGCCTACCCCTTCCAGCGCGAGCGCTATGACCTGCTGAAGGGCGGAGTGGCGCCCCTCTCCATCTCGAAACCCCCCGTGGCCGAAGAGGGCGCGCGGGTGGAACTCTCCGTTCCCTCCTGGAAGCGCACGGCGGCCGCTCCGGTGGCGCCCTCGCTCCAGGGACAGCGCTGGCTGGTGCTGGAAGGAGCGGGAGCCCTCTGCGCGCGCATCACCGAGCGGCTGCGCGCCGGTGGTGCGGACGTGGTCTCGGTGGAGGCCTCGCGGCAGGAGTCCCTCCGCGAGCAGGTGGAGCGGCTGCGCACCGAGGGCTGGACGCCCGACCGGATCGCCAACCTGTGGCCCCTGTCGCCCGAGGCGGGGGAGGAGTTGGTCCTCCATGGCCTGCTCGACCTCGCGCGGGCGATCGGCCCCGATGTCGTCAATCACTCCATGGCGCTCTCCGTGGTCACCTCCGGAGCGGAGGATGTGACGGGTGATGAGCCGCTCGCCCCCGTGCGGGCCACCGCGCAGGGCGCGTGCCGCGTGCTGCCGCTGGAGTACCCGGGCCTGCGCTGCCGCGCCATCGACGTGACCCTGCCCCAGGAGGGCGCGGGAACGGACCTCTGGGTGGAGCGGCTCGTGGCGGAGCTGGCCTCCGACGGCGAGCCCGTGGTCGCGCTCCGCGGCCCGTACCGCTACACCGAGTCCTTCGAGACGGTCCCCGCTCCCGCGACAACGGCCTCGCTGAAGGAAGGCGGCGTCTACCTCATCGCGGGTGGACTGGGACGCATTGGCCTGTCGCTGGCGGAGCAGCTCGCCTCCACGGTGCATCCGAAGCTGGTGCTGCTCTCGCGCCGGGCCCTGCCGGCTCCCGAGGAGCGGGACGCGTGGCTCGCCGGGCATGGCGCGGAGGATCCGGTGTCGCGCGCCATCGAGCGCGTGCGTGCCCTGGAGCGGGCTGGAGCCCAGGTGCTGGTGCTGCGGGCGGAGCTCGGTGACACCGGTCAGGTCGAGCGCGCCCTGCAGGCAGCGGAGTCCCGCTTCGGCCCGGTGGATGGCGTGTTCTTCGCCTCGGGCGATGGTGGGAAGGCCGCGATGACGCCGGTCTCCGAGGCGACGCGCGAGGTGAGCGCTCCGGTGCTCCGGGGCCGCCTGACAGGGTTGATGAACCTCGCCGAGGCCCTGAAGGGGCGCCGCCCGGCCTTCGTGGCGGTGCACTCGTCCCTCACGGCGGTGCTCGGTGGCTTTGGCTGCGCCGTGCTCGCGGCGGCCCATGCCGGCATGGACGCCTTCGTCGCGCACCAGGCCCGCGTGTCCGGCACCCGCTGGTACAGCGTGGATTGGGACGTCTGGGGCGTGGGCACGGGCTTCCGTCCCGAGTCGGTGATCGCTCCGGACGAGGGCTTCCGGCTCCTGCTCGGCCTGCTCGCGTCGCCCACGGGCGGACGCTGGCTCGCCGTGCGGGGCGCGCTGGAGACCCGGCGGCGGACTCCGGAGGCGGGCGGCACCTCGGCCGAGGGCCCTCCCGCGAAGACCGGCCAACGGCATCCTCGCCCTCCGCTCGCCAACGCCTACGTGGCGCCTCGCGAGGAGACCGAGGAGAAGCTGGCCGGTATCTGGCAGGAGCTGCTCGGCATCGAGCAGGTCGGCATCACCGACAACTTCTTCGAGCTGGGCGGCCACTCCCTCCTGGGCGTGCAGGTGCTCGCACGCGTGCGCGAGGCGTTCCGGGTGGAGCTGCCCCTGCGCGCCCTCTTCGACTCCCCCACCGTGGAGGTCATGGCGCTGGCCATCGTGCAGACACGAGCCAGCGAGACCGACACCTCCACACTGGAAGCGCTGCTGGCCGAGCTGGAAGAGCAAGGCTGA
- a CDS encoding non-ribosomal peptide synthetase, with product MASTPDDKRALLAQLLREKAQKAKQAPVSFAQERMWFLYQWNPASAAFNMPGAVRLSGDVDTEALRRSLQELARRHETLRTTFTDQDGRLLQSVAPSLEIPLALVDLRDIPEAQREHQARERITTEARQPFDLTRGPLLRAVLLRLAEREQVLLLCMHHIISDGWSLGVLVRELAALYAAFVQGQPSPLQALPLQYAEFASWQREWLQGDVLETQLSWWRERLDPNALLELPTDRPRPTALSPHGARQTVMLPPALAQALKALGQREGKTLFVTLLSAFDVLLHRYTGQEELVVGTPIAGRNRSELEGMIGLFINTLALRTSLSGQPTFRELMGRVHQTTVDAFAHQDLPFERLVDALKPERRLSHSPLFQVMFILQNAPMPPLQAPGLVMEFQQPETGTTKFDLTLIATELPEGLRIVAEYSTDLFEAGTITRLLAHYQTLLEGIAAQPDRPINALPILPEPERRTVLADWNGPATRYPRDACLHQLIEAQVERTPDAVALTFEDKSLTYRELDSRANQLAWHLRSLGVGPESRVGLCLERSLEMVVALLATLKAGGAYVPLDPAYPQERLGWMLEDARPTVLLAQQHLMPRLPAQSTHVVCLDSGWADISLQPRNAPAPRATAQNLAYIIFTSGSTGRPKGAMNEHHAVVNRLLWMQDAYGLDGQDVVLQKTPFSFDVSVWEFFWPLMQGARLVLAKPGGHQDPDYLASLIARERVTTLHFVPSMLKVFLEEPNLEARCASLRRVVCSGEALPVELQDQCLQQLPQAGLHNLYGPTEAAVDVTYYACEPGQAPRSVPIGRPVANTRIRILDAHLQPVPVGVSGELYIGGVQVGRGYRARPNLTAERFIPDPFSDEPGARMYRTGDVARWLPDGNLEYLGRADFQVKVRGFRIELGEIETLLAQHPAVRQAVVIAREDRPGDKRLVAYVVGPPEQASTAELRSFLQTRLPEHMVPSAFVALEKLPLSPNGKLDRRALPAPEIGKPHAGQPFEAPRTELEQLIAGIWKEVLQVERVGVDDAFFALGGNSLLALQVHRRLKTALGTELALTQLFQYPTVRALAARLSKQDSTQDSAQTGRARAEARRAFTRRMGGTRARTDSQDGDDSDV from the coding sequence ATGGCATCCACGCCCGACGACAAGCGCGCCCTGCTGGCGCAGCTCCTGCGCGAGAAGGCCCAGAAGGCGAAGCAGGCCCCCGTGTCCTTCGCGCAGGAGCGCATGTGGTTCCTCTACCAATGGAACCCCGCCAGCGCGGCCTTCAACATGCCGGGAGCGGTCCGCCTCTCGGGTGACGTCGACACGGAGGCGCTGCGGCGGAGTCTGCAGGAGCTCGCGCGCCGCCACGAGACGCTGCGCACCACCTTCACGGATCAGGACGGGCGCCTGCTCCAGTCCGTCGCGCCCTCGCTGGAGATTCCCCTGGCCCTGGTGGACCTGCGGGACATTCCGGAGGCGCAGCGCGAGCACCAGGCCCGCGAGCGCATCACCACCGAGGCCCGTCAGCCCTTCGACCTGACCCGTGGACCCCTGCTGCGCGCCGTGCTGCTGCGGCTCGCCGAGCGCGAGCAGGTGCTGCTGCTGTGCATGCACCACATCATCTCGGATGGCTGGTCGCTGGGAGTGCTCGTCCGCGAGCTGGCGGCGCTCTACGCGGCCTTCGTCCAGGGTCAGCCCTCTCCGCTCCAGGCGCTGCCGCTCCAGTACGCGGAGTTCGCCTCCTGGCAGCGCGAGTGGCTCCAGGGTGACGTGCTCGAGACGCAGCTCTCCTGGTGGCGCGAGCGGTTGGATCCCAACGCCCTCCTGGAGCTGCCCACCGACCGGCCCCGTCCCACGGCGCTCAGCCCCCACGGCGCTCGACAGACGGTGATGCTGCCTCCGGCGCTCGCCCAGGCCCTCAAGGCGCTCGGCCAGCGCGAGGGCAAGACGCTCTTCGTCACCCTGCTCTCCGCCTTCGACGTCCTGCTCCACCGCTACACCGGGCAGGAGGAGCTCGTGGTGGGCACGCCGATCGCGGGCCGCAACCGGTCCGAGCTCGAGGGGATGATCGGCCTGTTCATCAACACCCTGGCCCTGCGCACCTCGCTGTCGGGCCAGCCCACGTTCCGCGAGCTGATGGGCCGGGTCCACCAGACGACGGTGGATGCCTTCGCCCATCAGGATCTGCCGTTCGAGCGGCTCGTGGACGCGCTCAAGCCCGAGCGCCGGCTGAGCCACAGCCCCCTGTTCCAGGTGATGTTCATCCTGCAGAACGCCCCCATGCCTCCGCTCCAGGCGCCGGGGCTGGTGATGGAGTTCCAGCAGCCCGAGACCGGGACGACCAAGTTCGACCTGACGCTGATCGCCACGGAGCTGCCCGAGGGCCTGCGGATCGTCGCCGAGTACAGCACGGACCTCTTCGAGGCCGGGACGATCACCCGCCTGCTGGCGCACTACCAGACTCTGCTGGAGGGCATCGCGGCCCAGCCGGATCGGCCGATCAACGCATTGCCGATCCTCCCCGAGCCGGAGCGGCGGACCGTGCTGGCCGATTGGAACGGGCCCGCCACCCGCTACCCTCGGGACGCCTGCCTCCACCAGCTCATCGAGGCGCAGGTGGAGCGCACGCCCGACGCCGTGGCCCTCACCTTCGAGGACAAGTCCCTCACCTACCGGGAGCTCGACTCCCGCGCCAATCAGCTCGCCTGGCACCTGCGCTCGCTGGGCGTCGGCCCCGAGTCCCGCGTCGGTCTGTGCCTGGAGCGTTCGCTGGAGATGGTCGTCGCCCTGCTGGCCACCCTCAAGGCCGGCGGTGCCTATGTGCCCCTCGATCCCGCCTATCCCCAGGAGCGCCTGGGTTGGATGCTCGAGGACGCTCGTCCCACCGTGCTCCTGGCCCAGCAGCACCTGATGCCGCGACTTCCCGCGCAGAGCACCCACGTCGTGTGCCTGGACTCGGGTTGGGCCGATATCTCCCTCCAGCCGCGCAACGCACCCGCTCCTCGGGCCACGGCGCAAAATCTCGCCTACATCATCTTCACCTCCGGCAGCACCGGCCGCCCCAAGGGCGCCATGAACGAGCACCACGCCGTGGTGAACCGCCTGCTGTGGATGCAGGACGCGTACGGACTCGACGGCCAGGACGTCGTCCTGCAGAAGACGCCCTTCAGCTTCGACGTCTCCGTCTGGGAGTTCTTCTGGCCCCTCATGCAGGGCGCACGGCTCGTGCTGGCGAAGCCCGGCGGCCACCAGGACCCCGACTATCTGGCGAGCCTCATCGCCCGGGAGCGCGTCACCACCCTGCACTTCGTCCCCTCCATGTTGAAGGTGTTCCTGGAGGAGCCCAACCTGGAGGCGCGCTGTGCCTCGCTGCGTCGCGTGGTGTGCAGCGGTGAGGCCCTGCCCGTGGAGCTCCAGGACCAGTGTCTCCAGCAGCTGCCCCAGGCCGGGCTGCACAACCTCTACGGCCCCACCGAGGCCGCCGTAGACGTCACGTACTACGCCTGCGAGCCGGGCCAGGCCCCGCGCTCCGTGCCCATCGGCCGGCCGGTGGCCAACACGCGGATCCGCATCCTGGATGCCCACCTCCAGCCGGTGCCGGTGGGAGTCTCCGGTGAGCTGTACATCGGTGGCGTGCAGGTGGGCCGTGGCTACCGTGCCCGTCCGAACCTCACCGCCGAGCGCTTCATCCCCGATCCGTTCAGTGACGAGCCGGGCGCGCGGATGTACCGCACGGGCGACGTGGCCCGGTGGCTGCCGGACGGCAACCTCGAGTACCTGGGCCGTGCCGACTTCCAGGTGAAGGTGCGCGGCTTCCGCATCGAGCTCGGGGAGATCGAGACGCTACTGGCCCAGCACCCGGCGGTACGTCAGGCCGTCGTCATCGCCCGCGAGGACCGGCCCGGCGACAAGCGGCTGGTGGCCTACGTGGTGGGCCCGCCCGAGCAGGCCTCCACGGCCGAGCTGCGCTCCTTCCTCCAGACGCGCCTGCCCGAGCACATGGTGCCCTCCGCCTTCGTGGCGCTCGAGAAGCTCCCGCTCAGCCCCAATGGCAAGCTCGATCGCCGCGCGCTCCCCGCGCCGGAGATTGGCAAGCCCCACGCGGGCCAGCCCTTCGAGGCGCCTCGCACCGAGCTGGAGCAGCTCATCGCCGGCATCTGGAAGGAAGTCCTCCAGGTGGAGCGGGTGGGCGTGGACGATGCCTTCTTCGCGCTGGGCGGCAACTCGCTGCTCGCGCTCCAGGTGCACCGCCGCCTCAAAACGGCCCTGGGCACCGAGCTGGCGCTGACCCAGCTCTTCCAATACCCCACCGTTCGCGCCCTGGCGGCCCGGCTCTCGAAGCAGGACAGCACGCAGGACTCGGCCCAGACGGGACGCGCCCGCGCCGAGGCCCGCCGGGCCTTCACCCGCCGCATGGGCGGCACGCGCGCACGCACGGATTCGCAAGACGGAGATGACTCGGATGTCTGA